A portion of the Candidatus Stygibacter australis genome contains these proteins:
- the wecB gene encoding UDP-N-acetylglucosamine 2-epimerase (non-hydrolyzing), producing MKKKIHLVVGARPNFMKMAPLYREFSKYPSEFEVKLIHTGQHYDQRMSDFFFKDLGLPKPGIYLGVGSGTHGEQTARIMERYEKALLEDKPDIVIVAGDVNSTAACAIDAVKLHIPIAHLEAGLRSFDRTMPEEINRLLTDSIATWLLTPSEDADRNLLAEGVGAEKIFRVGNIMIDSLWEFKDKAKASDILNKLKIKEHDYCLITLHRPANVDNYEGLDTILTAFSEISKDIKLVFPIHPRTRKQLTAFGLDKRVAAISNLLLIEPAGYYDFIKLQMEAKFIITDSGGVQEESTWFQIPCLTLRPNTERPITITEGTNQLIPLNAEEIVNSAKAILAGKIKKGKIPDKWDGNTAQRVVEIFRIP from the coding sequence GTGAAAAAGAAAATACATCTGGTGGTTGGTGCAAGACCAAATTTTATGAAAATGGCACCGTTATATCGGGAATTCAGCAAATATCCGTCAGAATTTGAAGTGAAACTTATCCATACAGGACAGCATTATGACCAGCGGATGAGTGATTTCTTTTTTAAAGATCTGGGCTTGCCTAAGCCGGGCATCTATCTGGGAGTTGGTTCCGGGACGCATGGTGAGCAGACAGCGCGGATCATGGAACGCTATGAAAAAGCATTGCTGGAAGATAAACCGGATATCGTGATCGTGGCGGGTGATGTGAACAGCACTGCCGCCTGCGCGATTGATGCAGTGAAACTGCATATCCCGATAGCTCATCTGGAAGCTGGACTGCGTTCTTTTGATAGAACCATGCCGGAAGAAATAAACCGTCTGCTCACGGATTCCATAGCAACATGGCTGCTTACCCCTTCGGAAGATGCTGATAGAAATCTGCTGGCGGAAGGTGTGGGTGCTGAAAAGATATTCCGGGTGGGCAATATCATGATCGATAGTCTGTGGGAATTTAAAGATAAGGCAAAAGCTTCGGATATCCTGAATAAACTGAAAATCAAAGAACATGATTACTGTTTGATCACCTTGCATAGACCTGCAAATGTGGATAATTATGAGGGACTGGATACCATTTTGACGGCGTTCAGTGAAATCTCAAAAGATATCAAACTAGTGTTTCCCATCCATCCGCGCACCAGAAAACAACTAACTGCCTTTGGGTTGGATAAAAGAGTGGCTGCCATCAGCAATCTGCTTTTAATCGAACCGGCAGGATATTATGATTTCATAAAACTGCAGATGGAAGCTAAATTTATCATCACCGATAGTGGGGGAGTGCAGGAAGAATCAACCTGGTTCCAGATCCCCTGCCTGACCTTAAGGCCTAATACTGAGAGACCTATAACGATCACAGAAGGGACTAATCAATTAATTCCACTCAATGCTGAGGAAATAGTGAATTCAGCAAAAGCAATACTTGCAGGTAAGATCAAAAAAGGTAAGATCCCGGATAAATGGGATGGTAATACAGCGCAGCGAGTTGTGGAAATATTCCGTATCCCGTAA
- the mnmA gene encoding tRNA 2-thiouridine(34) synthase MnmA, which produces MRIAIALSGGIDSSAAAWLLQKQGWEVVGVTMRHFTDNELGFGEQEGIEAVVHQAAKVCKALHIPHEVINLQEDFSKTVMQDFISEYQAGRTPNPCTLCNRVIKWGKLLDAISDLGIEKMATGHYIKLEKSQDIYHLYRSSDMRKDQSYMLWQLHQKQLAKTVFPLAEMIKADSKQIIIDNQIPVSIHNESQEICFIKDHYEDFLKDKIPFEPGDIILSDGELIGRHNGLPLYTIGQRKGLHTELNVPLFVIGLHTATNQLIVSSDKDDLLRAEFEINKVNWIADIPEDAVELMVQIRYNSPAVEVAELKCLGEVLLVKLQEPVRAVTPGQSAVFYRNDELLGGGVIVR; this is translated from the coding sequence ATGCGTATTGCCATTGCCCTGAGTGGAGGAATAGACAGCAGTGCTGCTGCCTGGCTGTTGCAAAAGCAGGGCTGGGAAGTAGTGGGCGTCACCATGCGTCATTTTACTGATAATGAGCTTGGTTTTGGTGAGCAGGAAGGAATTGAGGCAGTAGTTCATCAGGCAGCAAAAGTTTGCAAAGCTCTGCATATACCTCATGAAGTGATCAATCTGCAGGAAGACTTTTCTAAGACCGTGATGCAGGATTTTATCAGCGAATACCAGGCAGGTAGAACTCCCAATCCTTGCACTTTGTGCAACCGGGTGATCAAATGGGGTAAGCTGCTGGATGCAATTAGTGATCTTGGAATTGAGAAGATGGCAACAGGACATTATATAAAATTAGAAAAATCTCAAGATATTTATCATCTATATCGATCATCAGATATGCGTAAAGACCAGTCTTATATGCTGTGGCAACTGCATCAGAAGCAGCTTGCAAAAACTGTGTTTCCTCTGGCAGAAATGATCAAAGCAGATTCTAAGCAGATAATTATAGATAATCAGATTCCCGTATCGATCCATAATGAGAGCCAGGAGATATGCTTTATCAAAGATCATTATGAGGATTTCCTAAAAGATAAAATACCATTTGAACCGGGAGATATAATATTATCGGATGGAGAGTTAATAGGCAGGCATAATGGGCTGCCTTTATATACCATCGGTCAGCGGAAAGGCTTGCATACGGAACTCAATGTTCCGCTTTTTGTGATCGGGCTGCATACTGCTACAAATCAGTTAATAGTATCTTCAGATAAAGATGACCTGCTTAGAGCAGAATTTGAGATCAATAAAGTGAACTGGATAGCAGATATTCCGGAAGACGCTGTAGAGCTTATGGTGCAGATTAGATATAACAGTCCTGCTGTTGAGGTAGCAGAATTGAAGTGCCTGGGAGAAGTTTTACTGGTGAAATTGCAAGAACCGGTAAGGGCAGTTACACCTGGTCAATCAGCAGTTTTTTATCGTAATGATGAATTGCTGGGTGGCGGTGTGATAGTCAGATAA